The Pelmatolapia mariae isolate MD_Pm_ZW linkage group LG10_11, Pm_UMD_F_2, whole genome shotgun sequence genome includes a region encoding these proteins:
- the LOC134635684 gene encoding disks large homolog 4 isoform X6 codes for MFMSVWYAKKMGCRFLNNVRKGKKRRHHKMGNTPPVVVNTDTLDGSPYVNGTEGEIEYEEITLERGNSGLGFSIAGGTDNPHVGDDPSIFITKIIPGGAAAQDGRLSVNDCILFVNDVDVREVTHSQAVEALKEAGAIVRLYVLRRKPAAEKVTEIKLIKGPKGLGFSIAGGVGNQHIPGDNSIYVTKIIEGGAAHKDGRLQIGDKILAVNNVCLEDVMHEDAVGALKNTAEVVYLRVAKPNNLFLTNSYNPPDLTSTYSHMDTELSHPNYLGSDYPQALTPTSPSRFSPVLHGMMGDDDIPREPRRVLIHRGSTGLGFNIVGGEDGEGIFISFILAGGPADLSGELHKGDQILSVNGVDLRMATHEQAAAALKNAGQTVTIIAQYRPDEYSRFEAKIHDLREQLMNSSMGSGTTTLRSNPKRGFYIRALFDYDKTADCGFLSQALGFKFGDVLHVLDCGDEEWWQARKVSPQNEAEEVGFIPSKHRVERKEWSRVNTKERDLGRDSLSTQGRDKASQSYETVTQVEVHYARPIIILGPVKDRINDDLLSEFPDKFGSCVPHTTRPKREYEVDGRDYHFVSSREQMEKDIQSHRFIEAGQYNSHLYGTSVQSVREVAEQQGKHCILDVSANAVRRLQAAQLHPIAIFVRPKSLENVLEINTRLTEEQARKGMDRALKLEQDFLECFTAVVEGDSFEEVYHKVKTVIEEQSGPYIWIPTRERL; via the exons ATGTTCATGTCCGTGTGGTACGCCAAAAAGATGGGCTGCCGATTCCTCAACAATGTACGGAAGGGCAAGAAACGTCGGCATCATAAAATG GGAAACACTCCTCCAGTGGTCGTGAACACTGACACACTCGATGGCTCCCCATAT GTGAATGGGACAGAAGGCGAAATCGAGTATGAGGAAATCACACTGGAGAGA GGTAACTCAGGTCTGGGCTTTAGCATAGCAGGGGGAACAGACAACCCTCACGTGGGCGACGACCCCAGCATCTTCATCACCAAAATCATACCTGGAGGAGCTGCTGCTCAGGATGGACGGCTGAG TGTGAACGACTGCATCCTATTTGTGAATGATGTGGACGTGAGGGAGGTGACACATAGCCAAGCTGTGGAGGCTCTTAAGGAGGCAGGTGCTATAGTCCGCCTCTACGTTCTCCGCAGAAAACCAGCAGCGGAAAAAGTCACTGAAATCAAGCTCATCAAAGGGCCTAAAG GATTAGGTTTCAGCATTGCTGGAGGGGTGGGGAACCAGCACATACCAGGAGATAACAGCATCTATGTCACTAAGATCATTGAAGGCGGAGCAGCTCATAAAGATGGGCGTCTGCAGATTGGGGACAAGATCTTAGCG GTGAACAACGTGTGTCTGGAGGATGTGATGCACGAGGATGCGGTGGGGGCTCTGAAGAACACAGCCGAGGTGGTGTACCTCAGGGTGGCCAAGCCCAACAACCTGTTCCTGACCAACTCGTACAACCCTCCTGACCTCACCAGCA CATATTCCCATATGGATACTGAACTTAGCCACCCAAACTATCTCGGATCTGATTACCCGCAAGCCCTCACTCCCACCTCACCGAGTCGGTTTTCTCCTGTTCTGCACGGCATGATGGGAGATGATGATATTCCCAG AGAGCCTCGTCGAGTTCTGATCCACCGAGGCTCCACAGGTTTGGGATTTAACATCGTCGGAGGAGAGGACGGCGAGGGGATCTTTATCTCCTTCATCCTGGCAGGCGGTCCAGCTGACCTCAGCGGAGAGCTGCACAAAGGGGATCAGATCCTCAGT gtaAACGGCGTGGACCTGCGTATGGCCACACACGAACAGGCAGCTGCAGCACTGAAGAACGCTGGCCAGACAGTTACCATCATCGCACAGTACCGACCCGATG AGTACAGTCGTTTTGAGGCTAAGATCCATGACTTGAGGGAACAGCTGATGAACAGCAGCATGGGCTCTGGGACGACAACCCTAAGGAGTAATCCAAAGAGAGGCTTCTACATCAG GGCTCTTTTTGACTATGATAAAACTGCCGACTGTGGCTTTCTCAGTCAAGCACTTGGGTTCAAGTTTGGAGACGTGCTGCACGTGTTGGACTGCGGAGATGAAGAGTGGTGGCAGGCCCGTAAGGTCAGCCCGCAGAATGAGGCTGAAGAGGTTGGCTTCATCCCCAGCAAGCACAG GGTGGAAAGAAAAGAGTGGTCTCGTGTTAACACCAAAGAGAGG GACCTTGGTCGGGACAGCTTGAGCACACAAG GGAGAGATAAAGCCTCACAAAGTTATGAGACAGTTACCCAAGTGGAAG TACATTATGCAAGGCCCATCATCATTCTGGGTCCTGTGAAGGACAGGATAAATGATGACCTGTTGTCTGAGTTCCCCGATAAGTTTGGATCTTGTGTCCCAC ACACCACGCGGCCCAAGAGGGAGTATGAGGTGGACGGGCGAGACTATCACTTTGTGTCCTCCAGGGAACAGATGGAGAAGGACATCCAGAGCCATCGGTTCATTGAGGCCGGACAGTACAACAGTCACCTGTACGGCACGAGTGTCCAGAGTGTCCGTGAGGTGGCCGAGCAG CAGGGGAAACACTGCATCCTGGATGTCTCAGCCAACGCTGTGCGCAGACTACAAGCAGCTCAGCTTCACCCAATTGCCATCTTTGTGCGGCCCAAGTCGCTGGAGAATGTCCT AGAAATCAACACTCGCCTGACAGAGGAGCAGGCCAGGAAAGGAATGGACCGAGCCCTCAAACTAGAACAAGACTTCCTAGAGTGTTTTACCG